A stretch of the Pseudomonas helvetica genome encodes the following:
- a CDS encoding DUF6124 family protein produces MHKVTPDFPEAPSTSPYASTDSKKLHDAAERALDHYLKPPFDKGNLPDKRPSNIFAVIPDLDNETLLAHASETFASVNVLASDLAFELEGTRRHVALAIQQMISLGELLVNRALDNFDQPEAP; encoded by the coding sequence ATGCACAAAGTCACCCCCGATTTCCCAGAAGCCCCAAGCACTTCCCCTTACGCCTCCACCGACTCCAAAAAACTCCACGACGCTGCCGAGCGGGCGCTGGATCACTACCTCAAACCACCGTTCGACAAGGGCAACCTGCCCGACAAACGCCCCTCCAACATCTTCGCGGTCATCCCTGATCTGGATAACGAAACCCTGCTGGCGCATGCCTCGGAAACCTTCGCCTCGGTCAATGTACTGGCCAGCGATTTGGCATTCGAGCTGGAAGGCACGCGCCGACATGTGGCGCTGGCGATTCAGCAGATGATCTCGTTGGGGGAACTATTGGTTAATCGGGCACTGGATAATTTCGATCAGCCAGAAGCGCCGTAA
- the lon gene encoding endopeptidase La, whose translation MSDQQEFPENPSDYADPENAEHPTSTGKGLALPGQNLPDKVYIIPIHNRPFFPAQVLPVIVNEEPWAETLDLVAKSEHHSLALFFMDTPQEDPRHFDTSALPLYGTLVKIHHASRENGKLQFVAQGLTRVRLKTWLKHHRPPYLVEVEYPHQPSEPTDEVKAYGMALINAIKELLPLNPLYSEELKNYLNRFSPNDPSPLTDFAAALTSATGSELQEVLDCVPMLKRMEKVLPMLRKEVEVARLQKEISAEVNRKIGEHQREFFLKEQLKVIQQELGLTKDDRSADVEQFEQRLVGKVLPPQAQKRIEEEMNKLSILETGSPEYAVTRNYLEWATAVPWGVYGEDKLDLKHARKVLDQHHAGLDDIKDRILEFLAVGAYKGEIAGSIVLLVGPPGVGKTSVGKSIAESLGRPFYRFSVGGMRDEAEIKGHRRTYIGALPGKLVQALKDVEVMNPVIMLDEIDKMGQSFQGDPASALLETLDPEQNVEFLDHYLDLRLDLSKVLFVCTANTLDSIPGPLLDRMEVIRLSGYITEEKVAIAKRHLWPKQLEKAGVSKTSLSISDSALKALIDGYAREAGVRQLEKQLGKLVRKAVVKLIDEPKAVIKIGPKDLEASLGMPVFRNEQVLSGTGVITGLAWTSMGGATLPIEATRIHTLNRGFKLTGQLGDVMKESAEIAYSYVSSHLKQFGGDAKFFDEAFIHLHVPEGATPKDGPSAGVTMASALLSLARNQPPKKGVAMTGELTLTGHVLPIGGVREKVIAARRQKIFELILPEPNRGSFEELPDYLKEGITVHFAKRFADVAKVLF comes from the coding sequence ATGAGCGACCAGCAAGAATTCCCGGAAAACCCGAGCGACTACGCCGACCCCGAAAACGCCGAACACCCCACCTCAACAGGCAAAGGCCTGGCCCTGCCCGGCCAGAACCTGCCGGACAAGGTCTACATCATCCCGATTCACAACCGCCCGTTCTTCCCCGCGCAAGTACTGCCGGTGATCGTCAACGAAGAACCCTGGGCCGAAACCCTCGACCTGGTCGCCAAATCCGAACATCACTCGCTCGCGCTGTTCTTCATGGACACCCCGCAGGAAGACCCACGGCACTTCGACACCTCCGCCCTGCCGCTTTACGGCACCCTGGTGAAGATCCATCACGCCAGCCGCGAAAACGGCAAACTGCAATTCGTCGCCCAGGGCCTGACCCGCGTACGCCTCAAGACCTGGCTCAAGCACCATCGCCCACCGTACCTGGTGGAAGTCGAATACCCGCACCAGCCAAGCGAGCCGACCGATGAGGTCAAGGCCTACGGCATGGCGCTGATCAACGCGATCAAGGAACTGCTGCCGCTCAACCCGCTGTACAGCGAAGAGCTGAAAAACTACCTCAACCGCTTCAGCCCCAACGATCCGTCGCCACTGACCGACTTCGCCGCCGCCCTGACCTCGGCCACCGGCAGCGAGCTGCAAGAAGTGCTCGACTGCGTGCCAATGCTCAAGCGCATGGAAAAAGTCCTGCCGATGCTGCGCAAGGAAGTCGAAGTCGCGCGCTTGCAGAAAGAAATCTCTGCCGAGGTGAACCGCAAGATCGGCGAGCACCAGCGCGAGTTTTTCCTCAAGGAACAACTTAAGGTCATCCAGCAGGAACTGGGGCTGACCAAGGACGACCGCAGCGCCGACGTCGAGCAGTTCGAGCAGCGGCTGGTGGGCAAGGTCCTGCCGCCACAGGCACAGAAACGCATCGAAGAGGAAATGAACAAGCTGTCGATCCTCGAAACCGGCTCGCCGGAATACGCCGTCACCCGCAACTACCTGGAGTGGGCGACAGCGGTGCCGTGGGGCGTTTATGGCGAGGACAAACTCGACCTCAAACACGCGCGCAAAGTCCTCGACCAACACCACGCCGGGCTCGACGACATCAAGGACCGGATCCTCGAATTCCTTGCAGTCGGCGCCTACAAAGGTGAGATCGCCGGCTCCATCGTGTTGCTGGTCGGCCCGCCGGGCGTGGGCAAGACCAGCGTCGGTAAATCCATCGCCGAGTCGCTGGGGCGACCGTTCTATCGCTTCAGCGTCGGCGGTATGCGCGATGAAGCCGAGATCAAGGGCCACCGCCGCACCTACATCGGCGCGCTGCCGGGCAAACTGGTCCAGGCGTTGAAAGACGTTGAAGTGATGAACCCGGTGATCATGCTCGACGAAATCGACAAGATGGGCCAAAGCTTCCAGGGCGACCCGGCCTCGGCGCTGCTGGAAACCCTCGACCCGGAACAGAACGTCGAATTCCTCGACCATTACCTGGACCTGCGTCTGGACCTGTCGAAAGTGCTGTTCGTCTGCACCGCCAACACCCTGGACTCGATTCCAGGTCCGTTGCTCGACCGGATGGAAGTGATTCGCCTGTCGGGTTACATCACCGAAGAAAAGGTCGCCATTGCCAAGCGTCACCTGTGGCCAAAACAGCTTGAGAAAGCCGGGGTGTCGAAAACCAGCCTGTCCATCAGCGACAGCGCGCTGAAAGCCCTGATCGACGGTTACGCCCGCGAAGCCGGGGTACGCCAGTTGGAAAAACAACTGGGCAAACTGGTGCGCAAAGCGGTGGTGAAGCTGATCGACGAACCGAAAGCTGTGATCAAGATCGGCCCCAAAGACCTCGAAGCCTCACTCGGCATGCCGGTGTTTCGCAACGAACAAGTGCTGTCCGGCACCGGGGTCATCACCGGCCTGGCCTGGACCAGCATGGGCGGCGCAACCTTGCCGATCGAAGCCACGCGCATTCACACCCTCAACCGCGGCTTCAAGCTCACCGGGCAACTGGGCGATGTGATGAAGGAATCGGCCGAGATCGCCTACAGCTACGTCAGCTCGCACCTCAAGCAATTCGGTGGCGACGCGAAGTTCTTCGACGAAGCCTTCATCCACCTCCACGTGCCAGAAGGTGCAACACCGAAAGATGGCCCAAGCGCCGGCGTAACCATGGCCAGCGCCCTGCTCTCACTGGCGCGCAACCAGCCGCCGAAAAAAGGCGTGGCCATGACCGGTGAACTGACGCTGACCGGGCACGTGCTGCCGATTGGCGGGGTCCGCGAGAAGGTGATCGCGGCGCGGCGGCAGAAGATCTTCGAACTGATCTTGCCCGAACCGAACCGTGGCAGTTTTGAGGAACTCCCGGATTACCTGAAGGAAGGGATCACCGTGCACTTCGCCAAGCGCTTTGCGGATGTGGCGAAGGTGTTGTTCTGA